A genomic region of Thermus hydrothermalis contains the following coding sequences:
- a CDS encoding bifunctional folylpolyglutamate synthase/dihydrofolate synthase: MDPLAWLYARQGVVTLGLERIRALLARLGDPQEAYPVALVGGTNGKGTVARALAAILEEAGLRVGLYTSPHLVDFRERIALMGKPISEARLHALLEEVRPHAEAVGASFFEATTALALRYFAQEGVELAVLEVGLGGRLDATNAAEPILSIVTNIGHDHLEVLGPTLRDVAREKAGIFRQGVPALTAARGEGLEELRARAQALGTPLWVLGEDFHVEEVAPTPMGLAFTLALKGERRRFQASLLGPHQAENLALAAVGGRLLGAGWEAVERGLARTENPGRLERLSLGGKELLLDGAHNPEGALALREALRFHGLLPAAFVLAFTKGKAHAPMAEALLGLGPVVLTRYASPRCEDPRALLPLFPGAEVEEDPLRALERALALEPRAVVAGSLYLVGEVKRRLLGLLPEERWQ, translated from the coding sequence ATGGACCCTTTGGCCTGGCTCTACGCCCGCCAGGGGGTGGTGACCCTGGGCCTGGAGCGCATCCGGGCCCTTCTTGCCCGCTTGGGCGACCCCCAGGAGGCCTACCCCGTGGCCCTGGTGGGGGGGACGAACGGGAAGGGCACCGTAGCCCGGGCCCTGGCCGCCATCCTGGAGGAGGCGGGGCTTAGGGTGGGGCTTTACACGAGCCCCCACCTGGTGGACTTCCGGGAGCGCATCGCCCTCATGGGGAAGCCCATTTCCGAAGCCCGCCTCCACGCCCTCTTGGAGGAGGTCCGCCCCCACGCCGAGGCGGTGGGGGCGAGCTTCTTTGAGGCCACCACCGCCCTGGCCCTCCGCTACTTCGCCCAGGAGGGGGTGGAGTTGGCGGTCCTGGAGGTGGGCCTTGGGGGGCGTCTGGACGCCACCAACGCCGCCGAGCCCATTCTTTCCATCGTCACCAACATCGGCCACGACCACCTGGAGGTCCTGGGGCCCACCTTAAGGGACGTGGCCCGGGAGAAGGCGGGGATCTTCCGCCAAGGGGTCCCCGCCCTCACCGCCGCCCGGGGGGAGGGCTTGGAGGAGCTAAGGGCCAGGGCCCAAGCCCTCGGCACCCCCCTTTGGGTCCTGGGGGAGGACTTCCACGTGGAGGAGGTGGCCCCCACCCCGATGGGCCTCGCCTTCACCCTGGCCCTGAAAGGGGAGAGGCGGCGCTTCCAAGCCTCCCTCCTCGGCCCCCACCAGGCGGAGAACCTGGCCTTGGCGGCGGTGGGGGGAAGGCTTTTGGGGGCGGGGTGGGAGGCCGTGGAGAGGGGCCTTGCCCGCACGGAGAACCCGGGCCGTCTGGAAAGGCTTAGCCTGGGGGGAAAGGAGCTCCTCCTGGACGGGGCCCACAACCCCGAGGGCGCCTTGGCCCTGCGGGAGGCCCTCCGCTTCCACGGGCTTCTCCCCGCTGCCTTCGTCCTCGCCTTCACCAAGGGCAAGGCGCACGCCCCCATGGCGGAGGCCCTCCTCGGCCTCGGCCCCGTGGTCCTCACCCGCTACGCCTCCCCCCGGTGCGAGGACCCCAGGGCCCTCCTTCCCCTTTTCCCCGGGGCGGAGGTGGAGGAGGACCCCTTAAGGGCCCTGGAACGGGCGCTTGCCCTGGAGCCCCGCGCGGTGGTGGCGGGAAGCCTCTACCTGGTGGGGGAGGTGAAGCGGCGCCTTTTGGGGCTTCTCCCCGAGGAGCGCTGGCAGTAG
- a CDS encoding septum formation initiator family protein produces the protein MERPVYRILHLVFALGVAHALFLLGQEGVRAYRLAGERARLEEAIARAEARVAELRAQVAAAQDPAHLEALARRLGLVRQEETLKRR, from the coding sequence TTGGAGCGGCCCGTTTACCGCATCCTGCACCTGGTCTTCGCCCTGGGGGTGGCCCATGCCCTTTTTCTTTTGGGGCAGGAGGGGGTGCGGGCCTACCGCTTGGCGGGGGAAAGGGCTAGGCTAGAGGAGGCCATCGCCCGGGCCGAGGCCCGGGTGGCCGAGCTCAGGGCCCAGGTTGCCGCAGCCCAGGACCCCGCCCACCTCGAGGCCCTGGCCCGCAGGCTCGGCTTGGTGCGTCAGGAGGAGACGCTAAAGAGGCGATGA
- the aceE gene encoding pyruvate dehydrogenase (acetyl-transferring), homodimeric type: MTERALKEAWMALSPEERARFLEVENREWVESLEYVLRVEGFERVEELFRLLDEYLYLQGYFPQNRLSTPYLNTIPKEKEPPYPGDLELERRIANILRWNAAMMVVRANQKADGIGGHISTYASLAELLEVGFNHFFRGPEAGLDRDLVFFQGHASPGVYARAFLEGRLSEADLENFRREVHPPVPGGRGLSSYPHPWLMPDFWEFPTVSMGLGPIQAIYQARFMRYLEDRGLKPKSSAKVWAFLGDGEHDEPETVGALHLAARENLDNLVFVVNCNLQRLDGPVRGNSKIIQELERLYRGAGWRVIKIVWGSAWDELIAKDKEGHLLRRFEALVDGESQRYAAFGGKELRERFFNTPELKRLIEGMTDEELTELTRSRGGHDLKKIYAAYKMAVEHKGSPVVILARTIKGYGMGPTAMAKNVAHQVKKLTEEDLREARAFLGIPIPEEKLKDLPYYHPGEDSPEVRYLKERRKALGGFLPERRVRFKGGLEVPGEDFFREFYEGSGGREISTTMAFVRILAKLLRHPTIGKLIVPIVPDEARTFGMEALIAQVGVYSPQGQLYIPVDAGTLTAYKESKEGQILEEGITEAGAMADFIAAGTAYAHWGIPTIPFLITYSMFGLQRIGDLVWAAADQRTRGFLLGATAGRTTLLGEGLQHQDGQSHIYALAAPNLLAYDPAFAYEFAVILEDGLKRMYGKGEDVFYYITIENENYVHPPMPEPRERVKEGILKGLYLFREGEGKGPRVQLWGAGPILPEAIRAQELLAQYGVVADVWSATSYKALYYDAIEAERERRLLGKARKPYVKEVLEGHEGPVVAATDYLKALPNLVRDYVDRPFCALGTDGFGRSDTREALRDFFEVDARHIAYAALALLQEEGKVGAEVLERAQAELGLKLEEVPPHRR; encoded by the coding sequence ATGACGGAACGCGCGCTAAAGGAAGCCTGGATGGCCCTATCCCCGGAGGAGCGGGCCCGCTTCCTGGAGGTGGAGAACCGGGAGTGGGTGGAGTCCTTGGAGTACGTCCTCCGGGTGGAGGGGTTTGAGCGGGTGGAGGAGCTTTTCCGCCTCTTGGACGAGTACCTTTACCTCCAGGGGTACTTCCCGCAAAACCGCCTTTCCACCCCCTACCTCAACACCATCCCCAAGGAGAAGGAGCCCCCTTACCCGGGGGATCTGGAGTTGGAAAGGCGCATCGCCAACATCCTCCGCTGGAACGCCGCCATGATGGTCGTGCGGGCCAACCAGAAGGCGGACGGCATCGGGGGGCACATCTCCACCTACGCCTCCCTCGCCGAGCTCTTAGAGGTGGGCTTCAACCACTTCTTCCGGGGGCCGGAGGCGGGGCTGGACCGGGACCTGGTCTTCTTCCAGGGGCACGCCTCCCCCGGGGTTTACGCCCGGGCCTTCTTGGAGGGGCGGCTTAGCGAGGCCGACCTGGAGAACTTCCGGCGGGAGGTCCACCCCCCTGTGCCCGGGGGACGGGGGCTTTCCAGCTACCCCCACCCCTGGCTCATGCCGGACTTCTGGGAATTCCCCACGGTTTCCATGGGTCTAGGGCCCATCCAGGCCATCTACCAGGCCCGCTTCATGCGCTACCTAGAAGACCGGGGCCTAAAGCCCAAAAGCTCCGCCAAGGTCTGGGCCTTCCTGGGGGATGGGGAGCACGACGAGCCCGAGACCGTGGGGGCCCTGCACCTGGCGGCCCGGGAGAACCTGGACAACCTGGTCTTCGTGGTGAACTGCAACCTCCAGCGCCTGGACGGGCCCGTGCGGGGCAACTCCAAGATCATCCAGGAGCTGGAAAGGCTTTACCGGGGGGCGGGTTGGCGGGTGATCAAGATCGTCTGGGGCTCCGCCTGGGACGAGCTCATCGCCAAGGACAAGGAGGGCCACCTCCTCCGCCGCTTTGAGGCCTTGGTGGACGGGGAAAGCCAGCGCTACGCCGCCTTTGGTGGCAAGGAGCTCCGGGAGCGTTTCTTCAACACCCCCGAGCTTAAGCGGCTCATTGAGGGGATGACGGACGAGGAGCTCACCGAGCTCACCCGTAGCCGCGGCGGGCACGATCTGAAGAAGATCTACGCCGCCTACAAGATGGCGGTGGAGCACAAGGGGAGCCCCGTGGTCATCCTGGCCCGCACCATCAAGGGCTACGGCATGGGGCCCACGGCCATGGCCAAGAACGTGGCCCACCAGGTGAAGAAGCTCACGGAGGAGGACCTTAGAGAGGCCAGGGCTTTCCTCGGCATCCCCATTCCCGAGGAGAAGCTTAAGGACCTCCCCTACTACCACCCCGGGGAGGACTCCCCCGAGGTGCGCTACCTGAAGGAGAGGCGGAAGGCCCTGGGCGGCTTCCTTCCCGAAAGGCGGGTGCGCTTTAAGGGGGGCCTCGAGGTGCCGGGGGAGGACTTCTTCCGGGAGTTCTACGAGGGCTCGGGGGGGCGGGAGATCTCCACCACCATGGCCTTCGTGCGCATCCTGGCCAAGCTCCTCCGCCACCCCACCATCGGCAAGCTCATCGTGCCCATCGTCCCCGACGAGGCCCGCACCTTTGGCATGGAGGCCCTGATCGCCCAGGTGGGCGTCTACTCCCCCCAGGGGCAGCTTTACATCCCCGTGGACGCCGGTACCCTCACGGCCTACAAGGAGAGCAAGGAGGGCCAGATCCTGGAGGAGGGGATTACCGAGGCCGGGGCCATGGCGGACTTCATCGCCGCCGGCACCGCCTACGCCCACTGGGGCATCCCCACCATCCCCTTCCTCATCACCTACTCCATGTTCGGCCTGCAACGCATCGGGGACCTGGTTTGGGCCGCCGCCGACCAGCGCACGCGGGGCTTCCTCCTCGGGGCCACCGCCGGGCGCACCACGCTTCTCGGGGAGGGCCTGCAACACCAGGACGGCCAAAGCCACATCTACGCCCTGGCCGCCCCCAACCTCCTGGCCTATGACCCCGCCTTCGCCTACGAGTTCGCCGTGATCCTCGAGGACGGCCTGAAGCGCATGTACGGGAAGGGGGAGGACGTCTTCTACTACATCACCATAGAGAACGAGAACTACGTCCACCCCCCCATGCCCGAGCCCCGGGAGCGGGTGAAGGAGGGCATCCTCAAGGGCCTTTACCTTTTCCGGGAAGGGGAGGGGAAGGGGCCCAGGGTGCAGCTATGGGGCGCAGGGCCCATCCTGCCCGAGGCCATCCGGGCCCAGGAGCTCCTCGCCCAGTACGGCGTGGTGGCGGACGTCTGGAGCGCCACCAGCTACAAGGCCCTTTACTACGACGCCATAGAGGCGGAAAGGGAAAGGCGGCTTCTCGGCAAGGCGCGGAAGCCCTACGTGAAGGAGGTCCTCGAGGGGCACGAGGGCCCGGTGGTGGCGGCCACGGACTACCTGAAGGCCCTGCCCAACCTGGTGCGGGACTACGTGGACCGCCCCTTCTGCGCCCTGGGGACCGACGGCTTTGGCCGCTCGGACACCCGGGAGGCCCTCCGGGACTTCTTTGAGGTGGACGCCCGGCACATCGCCTACGCCGCCTTGGCCCTCCTCCAGGAGGAGGGAAAGGTGGGGGCCGAGGTCTTGGAAAGAGCGCAGGCGGAGCTAGGCCTTAAGCTAGAGGAAGTGCCGCCCCACAGGCGCTAG
- the perR gene encoding manganese-dependent transcriptional regulator PerR has product MALKRLTRQRKAILEVVRQAHHHPDAAWIYQEVRKVVPKVSLGTVYRTLEALVAEGYLVPITKAGEATRYDANLHPHLHLVCEACGAIVDLEVALPDLVGLAREAHPGVEVRAAEVTFRGLCPTCKAAPRG; this is encoded by the coding sequence ATGGCGCTGAAGCGTCTGACCCGCCAGCGCAAGGCCATCCTGGAGGTGGTGCGGCAGGCCCACCACCACCCGGACGCCGCCTGGATCTACCAGGAGGTGCGCAAGGTGGTGCCCAAGGTGAGCCTGGGCACCGTCTACCGCACCCTCGAGGCCCTGGTGGCGGAGGGGTATCTCGTCCCCATCACCAAGGCGGGGGAGGCCACCCGGTACGACGCCAACCTCCACCCCCACCTGCACCTGGTCTGCGAGGCCTGCGGGGCCATCGTGGACCTGGAGGTGGCGCTTCCCGATCTGGTGGGCCTGGCCCGAGAGGCCCACCCCGGGGTGGAGGTGCGGGCGGCCGAGGTGACCTTCAGGGGGCTTTGCCCCACCTGCAAGGCGGCCCCCAGGGGCTAG
- a CDS encoding 2-oxo acid dehydrogenase subunit E2, whose amino-acid sequence MELKLPELGDNVSAATVVGVLVKEGDRVAPGQPVLELETDKAVMEVPAEAGGVVRRVLVKVGDEVRPGQPFLELAEEAAAEAPPKEPVEAPAPPKLGPQAPKAPSPGAPRPEPQERRLIPAAPSVRRLARELGVDLLGVRGTGLAGRITEEDVRRAAGLGEAPEEAPKMGLPAPRLPDFAKWGPVRTEPMSGVRKATLRAMAQAWAQVPMVTHFDEADITELEALRKRYAKKAEERGFRLTLTAFLLKALALTLKAFPKFNASIDAEKAEVIYKDYVHIGVAVDTPHGLLVPVIRNVDQKGVLRLAAELQEVSERARERKLTPEEMQGGTFSLSNLGGIGGVGFTPIVNWPEVAILGVSRSQMKPVWDGEREAFVPRLVMPFSLTYDHRLIDGAEAARFCRHLAGLLEDPLGLALE is encoded by the coding sequence ATGGAACTCAAGCTTCCCGAACTGGGCGATAACGTGAGCGCGGCCACGGTGGTGGGGGTCCTGGTCAAGGAGGGCGACCGGGTAGCCCCCGGCCAGCCGGTCTTGGAGCTGGAAACGGACAAGGCGGTGATGGAGGTGCCCGCGGAGGCGGGCGGGGTGGTAAGGCGGGTTTTGGTCAAGGTGGGGGACGAGGTGCGTCCGGGCCAGCCCTTCTTGGAGTTGGCCGAGGAGGCCGCGGCGGAGGCGCCCCCCAAGGAACCCGTGGAGGCGCCCGCTCCCCCCAAGCTAGGGCCCCAAGCCCCTAAGGCCCCTTCCCCCGGGGCGCCCAGGCCCGAGCCGCAGGAGCGCCGCCTCATCCCCGCCGCCCCTTCCGTAAGGCGGCTTGCCCGGGAGCTCGGGGTGGACCTCCTGGGGGTGCGGGGCACGGGCCTTGCCGGGCGCATCACGGAGGAGGACGTGCGCCGGGCGGCGGGGCTTGGGGAAGCGCCCGAGGAAGCTCCGAAGATGGGCCTTCCGGCCCCCAGGCTCCCCGACTTCGCCAAGTGGGGTCCGGTGCGCACCGAGCCCATGAGCGGGGTGCGCAAGGCCACCCTAAGGGCCATGGCCCAGGCCTGGGCCCAGGTGCCCATGGTCACCCACTTTGACGAGGCGGACATCACCGAGCTGGAGGCCCTGCGCAAGCGCTACGCCAAGAAGGCGGAGGAAAGGGGTTTCCGCCTCACCCTCACCGCCTTCCTCCTCAAGGCCTTGGCCCTGACCCTCAAGGCTTTCCCCAAGTTCAACGCCTCCATAGATGCGGAAAAGGCCGAGGTCATCTACAAGGACTACGTCCACATCGGCGTGGCCGTGGACACGCCCCACGGCCTCCTGGTCCCGGTGATCCGCAACGTGGACCAGAAGGGGGTCTTGCGCCTGGCGGCGGAGCTTCAGGAGGTTTCCGAAAGGGCCAGGGAGCGGAAGCTCACCCCCGAGGAGATGCAAGGGGGTACCTTTAGCCTCTCCAACCTGGGGGGGATTGGCGGGGTGGGCTTCACCCCCATCGTCAACTGGCCCGAGGTGGCCATCCTCGGGGTTTCCCGCTCCCAGATGAAGCCCGTCTGGGATGGGGAACGGGAGGCCTTCGTGCCGAGGCTCGTCATGCCCTTTAGCCTTACCTACGACCACCGCCTCATTGACGGGGCGGAGGCCGCCCGGTTCTGCCGCCATTTGGCGGGGCTACTGGAAGACCCCTTGGGCCTCGCCCTGGAATGA
- a CDS encoding Fur family transcriptional regulator, producing MPRTKEKENYRARLKAVGLRHTLPRERILSFLDRKNVHPTPEELYQGLKKRGYDIGLSTVYLNLHVLREHGLIYEFKDPKGYTRYDGYNEPHAHLVCTSCGKVEDLLLKNLPELDLEPALKAAAERTGWALEGFRLEFRGKCPNCQG from the coding sequence ATGCCAAGGACCAAGGAAAAGGAAAACTACCGGGCGCGGCTAAAGGCGGTGGGGCTGCGGCACACCTTGCCCCGGGAGCGCATCCTGAGCTTCCTGGACCGCAAGAACGTACACCCCACCCCGGAGGAGCTCTACCAGGGCCTGAAGAAGCGGGGCTACGATATCGGCCTTTCCACCGTCTACCTAAACCTCCATGTCCTGCGGGAACACGGCCTCATCTACGAGTTCAAGGACCCTAAGGGCTACACCCGGTACGACGGCTACAACGAGCCCCACGCGCACCTGGTCTGCACCTCCTGCGGCAAGGTGGAGGACCTCCTCCTGAAGAACCTGCCCGAGCTGGACCTCGAGCCCGCCCTCAAAGCGGCCGCCGAGCGCACGGGCTGGGCCCTGGAGGGCTTCCGCTTGGAGTTCAGGGGCAAGTGCCCGAACTGCCAGGGCTAA
- the hemC gene encoding hydroxymethylbilane synthase gives MRVIVVGTRGSALALAQTRWVVERLKESWPEAEFKVKTVKTRGDQGADPKEQAIFVKELQEALLAREIDIAVHSLKDLPTEEPPGLKIAAIPRRQDPRDVFLGRAYKRLEDLPQGAVVGTSSVRRKAQLLAHRPDLVVKELRGNVDTRLAALGNGEYDGIILAAAGLLRLDLRNRIDQFLEPEVMLPAPGQGALALEVRQGDDLAEELCYALHHHPSHDRVRAERAFLKGLGAGCLAPVGALAQVAEDGTLVLEGGLFSPDGKSFIRAEIEGDASEAEELGLELAQDVLEQGGREILAQTRAV, from the coding sequence ATGCGCGTCATCGTGGTGGGAACCCGGGGCAGCGCCCTCGCCCTGGCCCAGACCCGGTGGGTGGTGGAGCGCCTCAAGGAGAGCTGGCCTGAGGCGGAGTTTAAGGTGAAGACGGTGAAGACCCGGGGGGACCAGGGGGCGGACCCCAAGGAGCAGGCCATCTTCGTCAAGGAGCTCCAGGAGGCCCTCCTTGCCCGGGAGATTGACATCGCCGTGCACTCCCTCAAGGACCTGCCCACGGAAGAGCCCCCGGGGCTCAAGATCGCCGCCATTCCCCGGCGGCAGGACCCCAGGGACGTCTTCTTGGGGAGGGCGTACAAGCGCCTCGAGGACCTGCCCCAAGGGGCGGTGGTGGGCACGAGCTCCGTGCGCCGCAAGGCGCAGCTTCTCGCCCACCGGCCGGATTTGGTGGTCAAGGAGCTCAGGGGGAACGTGGACACCCGCTTGGCTGCTTTGGGTAACGGGGAGTACGACGGCATCATCCTGGCGGCGGCGGGGCTTTTGCGCCTGGACCTAAGGAACCGCATTGACCAGTTTTTGGAGCCCGAGGTGATGCTCCCCGCCCCGGGCCAAGGGGCCTTGGCCCTGGAGGTGCGGCAGGGGGATGACCTGGCGGAGGAGCTCTGCTACGCCCTCCACCACCACCCTTCCCACGACCGGGTGCGGGCGGAGAGGGCCTTCCTCAAGGGGCTTGGGGCGGGTTGCCTGGCCCCCGTGGGGGCCTTGGCCCAGGTGGCGGAGGACGGCACCTTGGTGTTGGAAGGGGGGCTCTTCTCCCCCGACGGCAAGAGCTTCATCCGGGCGGAGATTGAGGGGGACGCCTCCGAGGCGGAGGAGCTTGGCCTGGAGCTGGCCCAGGACGTCCTGGAGCAGGGGGGGCGGGAGATCCTCGCCCAAACCCGAGCGGTTTAG
- a CDS encoding LysR family transcriptional regulator, translating into MNLRRLRLFLLLAEEGNFHKAAERAYLSQPALSQQIQALERELGVRLLERRPFRLTPAGEVLKEEGSRLLQSVEALKERVRRAGWQTLRFGVPENLLPDLMPLLDHLRRGLGQAVEVLEMHTPEQVKALKEGRLDYGLAGLRVEDPAIGEEPLLKVPIVVLLPESHPLAERERVPLAALKEEPFLLLPKEVLPPLHEAFMEVFRRAGFTPRVAREVARFPQAVSLVAAGVGVYLTLAPYRVFPHPGTVLKPLAEEAALQVSLIYRKNPPPPRLEEVRELLKALVL; encoded by the coding sequence ATGAACCTGCGCCGCCTCAGGCTATTCCTCTTGTTGGCGGAAGAGGGGAACTTCCACAAGGCGGCGGAGCGGGCCTACCTCTCCCAGCCCGCCCTTTCCCAGCAGATCCAGGCCCTGGAAAGGGAGCTCGGGGTGCGGCTCCTGGAAAGGAGGCCCTTCCGCCTCACCCCAGCCGGAGAGGTGCTCAAGGAGGAAGGAAGCCGCCTTCTCCAGTCGGTGGAGGCGCTAAAGGAAAGGGTACGCCGGGCAGGCTGGCAGACCCTCCGCTTCGGGGTGCCGGAAAACCTCCTTCCCGACCTCATGCCCCTTCTAGACCACCTGCGCCGGGGGCTCGGCCAGGCGGTGGAGGTCCTGGAGATGCACACCCCCGAGCAGGTGAAGGCCCTGAAGGAGGGAAGGCTGGACTACGGCCTGGCTGGGCTCCGGGTGGAGGACCCAGCCATCGGGGAGGAGCCCCTCTTGAAGGTGCCCATCGTGGTCCTCCTCCCGGAAAGCCATCCCTTGGCGGAAAGGGAACGGGTGCCCCTGGCCGCCTTGAAGGAGGAGCCCTTCCTGCTCCTTCCTAAAGAGGTTTTGCCCCCCCTGCACGAAGCCTTCATGGAGGTGTTCCGCCGGGCGGGGTTTACCCCCAGGGTGGCCCGGGAGGTGGCCCGCTTCCCCCAGGCGGTGAGCCTGGTGGCGGCTGGGGTAGGGGTCTACCTCACCCTGGCCCCTTACCGCGTCTTCCCCCACCCGGGGACGGTGCTCAAACCCCTGGCGGAGGAGGCGGCTTTGCAGGTTTCCCTCATCTACCGCAAAAACCCTCCCCCACCCCGCCTCGAGGAGGTGCGGGAACTCCTCAAAGCCCTGGTCCTTTAG
- a CDS encoding leucyl aminopeptidase, with protein sequence MITLSASQASFLEAEAPLKVVFVQKGALLPQGEALDARLGGLLRRAWEGAGLKEAGDHLLLATPEGHVLLFALGEDLRAAGGRLAQALGRYSFPRVLVEEVAEAYPLAEGLYLGAYRYTRHKTEKAEKPLALELSGAEPQALERARKVAEGVYFARDLVNEPPNLLTPEALAEAALSLKALGVEVEVLDEGAIRELGMGAFLAVAQGSENPPRFIHLRYRPEGAKGRLDLVGKGLTFDSGGYSLKPTESMATMKSDMAGAAAVLGAFKAAALLGLPLELWGYVAACENLVSGRAYRVGDVLKTLSGKTVEVMNTDAEGRLTLADALAYAERQGAERILELSTLTGAAVVALGEEVAALFATEGEFGEKVRKAAEEAGEKVWPMPLEKAYREKLKSPVADLKNVGDRNGGAITAALFLAEFVKVPLVHLDIAGPAFAKKAHALGPEGGTGFGVRTILRLAETLAQ encoded by the coding sequence GTGATCACCCTAAGCGCTAGCCAGGCAAGCTTTCTGGAAGCGGAAGCCCCTTTGAAGGTGGTCTTCGTGCAAAAAGGAGCCCTCCTCCCCCAGGGGGAGGCCCTGGACGCCCGTTTGGGCGGGCTTTTGCGCCGGGCCTGGGAGGGGGCGGGGCTAAAGGAGGCGGGGGACCACCTCCTCCTCGCCACGCCGGAAGGGCATGTCCTCCTTTTCGCCCTGGGCGAAGACCTCCGGGCGGCTGGGGGCCGGCTTGCCCAGGCCCTCGGGCGGTACTCCTTCCCCCGGGTCCTCGTGGAGGAGGTGGCGGAGGCCTACCCCTTGGCGGAAGGGCTCTACCTCGGGGCCTACCGCTACACCCGCCACAAGACGGAGAAGGCGGAAAAGCCCTTGGCCCTGGAGCTTTCCGGCGCCGAGCCCCAGGCGCTGGAGCGGGCGAGGAAGGTGGCGGAGGGGGTCTACTTCGCCCGCGACCTGGTGAACGAGCCCCCAAACCTCCTCACCCCCGAGGCCTTAGCGGAGGCGGCCCTTTCCCTGAAAGCGCTCGGGGTAGAGGTGGAGGTCCTGGACGAAGGGGCCATCCGGGAGCTGGGCATGGGGGCTTTCCTGGCGGTGGCCCAAGGCTCGGAGAACCCGCCCCGCTTCATCCACCTCCGCTACCGCCCGGAAGGGGCTAAGGGGAGGCTGGACCTGGTGGGTAAGGGCCTCACCTTTGACTCCGGGGGCTACTCGCTAAAGCCCACGGAGAGTATGGCCACCATGAAGTCGGACATGGCGGGGGCGGCGGCGGTGCTCGGGGCCTTTAAGGCTGCGGCCCTCCTCGGCCTTCCCCTGGAGCTATGGGGCTACGTGGCCGCCTGCGAGAACCTGGTCTCGGGACGGGCCTATCGGGTGGGGGACGTGCTCAAGACCCTTTCCGGCAAGACCGTGGAGGTGATGAACACCGACGCCGAAGGCCGCCTCACCCTGGCGGACGCCCTCGCCTATGCGGAGCGGCAGGGGGCCGAGCGCATCCTGGAGCTTTCCACCCTCACGGGGGCGGCGGTGGTGGCCTTGGGGGAGGAGGTGGCGGCCCTTTTCGCCACGGAGGGGGAGTTTGGGGAGAAGGTGCGGAAGGCGGCGGAGGAGGCCGGGGAGAAGGTCTGGCCCATGCCCTTGGAGAAGGCCTACCGGGAGAAGCTCAAAAGCCCCGTGGCCGATCTGAAAAACGTGGGAGACCGAAACGGCGGGGCCATCACCGCCGCCCTCTTCCTGGCGGAGTTCGTGAAGGTGCCCTTGGTCCACCTGGACATCGCCGGGCCCGCCTTCGCCAAGAAGGCCCACGCCCTGGGGCCGGAAGGGGGGACGGGCTTCGGGGTGCGGACCATCCTGCGCCTGGCGGAAACCCTGGCCCAGTAA
- a CDS encoding DUF1385 domain-containing protein has translation MRFLLLAKQAALGGAAALEGVMMKAPWAWALAVRLPNGEIHVERHEERALTERYPFARLPLIRGVVALFDALSVSYRALARSAELAGEEEMPKGALWGTVAFSLLLGIALFIVLPGFLSGLLVDPARHPVLYNLLAGLLKVGILLGYLRFIGRMPEIQRFFMYHGAEHKAIHAYEKGLPLTVENVLAQPRFHPRCGTTFLAFVIVVSVLVYSLIPAPEVLWWRLLARVLFLPVVAALAFELLYFSARHEDPLSRLLRELGFRFQALTVAEPTPEMVEVAIRSTEAALGEKVVA, from the coding sequence ATGCGCTTCTTGCTTTTGGCCAAACAGGCGGCCTTGGGAGGGGCTGCGGCCCTCGAGGGCGTGATGATGAAGGCCCCGTGGGCCTGGGCCCTGGCGGTGCGGCTCCCAAATGGCGAGATCCACGTGGAGCGCCACGAGGAGCGAGCCCTCACCGAACGCTACCCCTTTGCCCGCCTCCCCCTCATCCGGGGAGTGGTGGCCCTCTTTGACGCCCTTTCCGTGAGCTACCGCGCCCTGGCCCGGAGCGCCGAGCTCGCCGGGGAGGAGGAGATGCCCAAGGGGGCGCTTTGGGGCACCGTGGCCTTTAGCCTCCTTTTGGGCATCGCCCTCTTCATCGTCCTGCCCGGCTTCCTCTCCGGGCTCTTGGTGGACCCCGCCCGCCACCCGGTGCTTTACAACCTCCTGGCGGGGCTCCTCAAGGTGGGGATCCTCCTCGGCTACCTCCGCTTCATCGGCCGCATGCCGGAGATCCAGCGCTTCTTCATGTACCACGGGGCGGAGCACAAGGCCATTCACGCCTACGAGAAGGGCCTTCCCCTCACGGTGGAAAACGTCCTGGCCCAGCCCCGCTTCCACCCCCGGTGCGGCACCACCTTCCTGGCCTTCGTCATCGTGGTTTCCGTTTTGGTCTATAGCCTCATCCCCGCCCCCGAGGTGCTCTGGTGGCGGCTTTTGGCCCGGGTCCTCTTCCTCCCCGTGGTGGCGGCCTTGGCCTTTGAGCTCCTCTACTTCTCCGCCCGGCATGAGGACCCCCTTTCCCGCCTCCTTAGGGAGCTCGGCTTCCGCTTCCAGGCCCTCACCGTGGCCGAGCCCACCCCGGAGATGGTGGAGGTGGCCATCCGGAGCACGGAGGCGGCCCTGGGGGAGAAGGTGGTGGCATGA